One Bacillota bacterium DNA window includes the following coding sequences:
- a CDS encoding type II toxin-antitoxin system prevent-host-death family antitoxin, protein MIFVTTKELRLHYGTILERVRRGERVAITYRGKPVACLVPFGEHQEGNASLRPFEVAWRDIEATLHATEPPYPDVETALRKSRWRD, encoded by the coding sequence ATGATCTTCGTAACTACAAAGGAACTGAGGCTGCATTACGGGACCATCCTGGAAAGGGTGCGGCGCGGCGAGCGCGTGGCCATCACCTATCGGGGTAAGCCGGTGGCTTGTCTGGTGCCCTTTGGGGAGCACCAGGAGGGTAACGCGAGCTTAAGGCCCTTCGAAGTCGCCTGGCGGGACATCGAGGCGACCCTGCACGCCACCGAGCCGCCGTACCCGGATGTGGAAACCGCGTTGCGCAAGAGCAGGTGGCGCGATTGA